One Xiphophorus maculatus strain JP 163 A chromosome 10, X_maculatus-5.0-male, whole genome shotgun sequence genomic region harbors:
- the LOC102216459 gene encoding gamma-crystallin M2-like, translating into MGKIIFYEDRNFQGRNYECSTDCPEMQSFFSRCNSIKVDSGCWVAYEKPNYSGYQYMLHKGEYPDYQRWAGFNDCIRSCRMVPPYKGNYRMKIFERSDFAGQNLELVEDCPDLNERFHTRDISSANVMEGYWMLHEHTNYRGRQYFLRPGEYRRHSEWGSTSATFGSLRRVTEIN; encoded by the exons ATGGGCAAG ATTATCTTCTATGAAGACAGGAACTTCCAGGGCCGTAACTATGAGTGCAGCACCGACTGCCCTGAGATGCAAAGCTTCTTTAGCCGCTGCAACTCCATAAAGGTCGACAGTGGCTGTTGGGTGGCCTACGAGAAGCCCAACTACTCTGGCTACCAGTACATGCTGCACAAGGGAGAGTATCCCGACTACCAGCGTTGGGCCGGGTTCAACGACTGCATCCGCTCATGCCGTATGGTGCCTCCT TACAAGGGCAACTACAGGATGAAGATCTTTGAGCGTTCTGACTTTGCCGGACAAAATCTAGAGCTGGTGGAAGACTGCCCAGATCTCAACGAGCGCTTCCACACCCGTGACATCTCCTCTGCCAACGTCATGGAGGGCTACTGGATGCTGCACGAACACACCAACTACAGGGGGCGCCAGTACTTCTTGCGTCCAGGAGAGTACAGAAGGCACAGCGAGTGGGGAAGCACCAGCGCCACCTTCGGCTCTCTGAGACGTGTCACAGAGATCAACTGA
- the LOC102219185 gene encoding gamma-crystallin M2-like, producing the protein MGKIVFYEGRNYMGRHWECSSDCMDTFRHFNCCNSMRVSGGHWVAYEKPHYMGYQYILGPGDYPDYHSWMGFNSCIRSCQMFPPYRGSYKMRLYNRPEMMGHMMEFMDDCPNVYERFHHRDIYSCNIMEGYWTFYEHPNYRGRQYFMRPGMYRSCGDWGGFNPMIGSFRRMRTNM; encoded by the exons ATGGGAAAG ATTGTGTTTTACGAAGGCCGAAACTACATGGGCCGCCACTGGGAGTGCAGCAGTGACTGCATGGACACCTTCCGGCACTTCAACTGCTGCAACTCCATGCGTGTCAGCGGCGGCCACTGGGTGGCCTACGAGAAGCCTCACTACATGGGCTACCAGTACATCCTCGGCCCTGGCGACTACCCGGATTACCACTCCTGGATGGGCTTCAACAGCTGCATCCGCTCCTGCCAGATGTTCCCCCCC TATAGAGGATCCTACAAGATGAGGCTTTACAACAGGCCCGAGATGATGGGGCACATGATGGAGTTCATGGATGACTGCCCCAACGTGTATGAGCGCTTCCATCACCGAGACATCTACTCCTGCAACATCATGGAGGGCTACTGGACCTTCTACGAGCATCCCAACTATAGAGGACGGCAGTACTTCATGCGCCCAGGAATGTACAGGTCCTGCGGGGACTGGGGCGGCTTCAACCCCATGATTGGCTCTTTCAGGAGGATGAGGACTAACATGTAA